In Sandaracinaceae bacterium, the sequence ACCACTTCGAGCAGTTCGTGCAGAGCAAGGTGGCGAGCGGCGAATACGCGAGCGCCAGCGAGGTCATCCGCGACGCTCTCAGGACGTTCGAGAAGGAAGACGAAAAGGAGCGGGCGCTGCTGCGCGAGCTCGACCGCGCGAGCGCCAGTGGCCGTGCCAAGCCCGGGGTGTTCGAACGACTGCGCGCGAAGCACGGCATCAAGTGACGCGCCGACGGAAGGCCGTCGTTCACTACTCGAAAGTTGCCGAGGAAGCGCTCGACGCCATCGCCATGTACACAGCAGTCGAGTGGGGCCATGCCCAACGGGACCGCTACATCGCTCTCCTCCAAGACGCGTGCGAGCGCGTGGTTCCGCTCCACGCCACCCTCGCCCGCCCGGTCCCAGGCATACCCGAGCTACGGACACTGCGCTGCGAGCGCCACGTGATCTACTTCCGAGAGGTCGAGGACGGCTTCGAGATCGTGCATGTGCTTCACGATCGCCAGCTGCCCACGAAGCATTTGTAGGGCTTGTTGTGGACTGCAGTGGGCGATGAAGTCGTGGCGTGGCCCTTGGGCTTGCGGTGCGACCCGTCGACAGGATAGGGATCATGCATGTCCCGCGTCGCGCTCCTGGTCGTGCCTGTGCTCACCGCGCACGCGCTGTGCTTCGTGATCGGCTGCGGAGGCGGTGGCGACGGCACGCCGGATGATGGTGGCAGCTCGGCGGACACCGGCACGCGCATGGACCAGGCCGTCGACCAGGCCGTCGTCGACTTGGGGCCCGAGGAGCAAATCACCCCCGATGACCCCGGCGCGGCCGACGTGCGCTTCGAGATCGCGTCGGCCAGCGACCGCCACGCGATCAGCCCATGGATCTACGGGTCCAACCAGGTGGACGATGGCGACACGCACGGCGTCTCCATGGGCCGCATCGGGGGCAACCGCTGGACGGCCTACAACTGGAGACCAACGCGTCCAACGCGGGCTCCGACTACCTGTACCAGAACGACACCTACCTCGGCGGCGGCTCGGCTCCCGGAGGCGCTGTCGCTGGGCCGTGGGCGACCTGCACGACGCGGACCTCGGCGCGCTGCTCACCGTGCCCATCGCGGGCTGGGTGTCGGCCGACACCACGGGGCCCACGCCCAGCGACGGCAGCGGGCGTGGCACACGCTTCCTGCCACCAGAGGCCACTCGGGGCACGCTCAGGGGCGCGCCCAGCCTGAGCGACGGCACCGTCTACACCGACGAGTTCGTGGACGGGGTGCGGCGCACGCTCATGCCCAGCGGCACGGTGTTCTTCTCGCTCGATAACGAGCCCGACCTCTGGTCCAGCACGCACTCCGAGATCCACCCCACCGCGGTCACCTACGCCGAGCTGGTCACGCGCAACGTGGAGCACGCCACGGCCATCACCAGTGTGGTGCCAGCTGCCGTGGTCTTCGGCCCCGTGAACTACGGCTACGCCGGCTTCATGAACCTGCAGGCCGCGTCCGACGCCATGGGGCGCGACTTCATCGACTTCTACCTGGACGCGATGAGCGACGCCGAAGACACCGCACGGCGCCGCCTGGTGGATGTGCTGGACGTGCACTGGTACCCCGAGGCGCAGGGGCGGGGGCGTGCGCATCACCGGCGACGGACGGGCGATGCCATGGCGACCGCGCGCATGCAGGCCCCACGATCGCTGTGGGACGCGAGCGTACACGGAGACCAGCTGGATCACGGGCTGCTGCAGCGACGGCGCCATCCGCTTGATCCCGCGGCTACAGGACAAGATCGACGCGCACTACCCTGGCACGGGCATCGCCATCACCGAGTACAACTACGGCGCGGCCGGGCACATCTCGGGCGGCGTGGCGCAGGCCGACGTGCTGGGCATCTTCGGACGCGAGCGCGTGTTCGCGGCCATGTGGTGGCAGCTCTCCGCCGAGCGCGCCTTCGTGGACGGCGCGTTCGAGATGTTCCGCGACTTCGACGGTGCGGGCTCGCGCTTCGGTGACACCTCCATCTCGGCGACCACGTCCGACGTCGCGCGCGTGTCCGTGTATGCCAGCGTGGACGCGGCCACCTCGGGCCGCATGGTGGTGGTGGCCATCAACCGCAGCAGCCAGGCGCTCTCGGCCGGCATCCGCATCGCCCACACGCGGCAGTTCAGCTCGGCGCGCGTCTTCCGACTCACCGCGGCGTCCCCGTCCCCGGCCGCCGATGGAACCGTGACGCTCTCCTGACCAACGCGCTGACGGTCATGCTCCCCGCGCGCAGCGTGACCACCCTCGAGCTGGTGCCCTGAGGGCACCGGCGTCCTGGCGTCACGGCGGCGGCGGCGCGGGCGGCCCACGTGGACCAGTCACGACGTATGTCGTCGAACGTGGTGGTGCCGGTGAGGGTGTAGTTGGACTCCGTGATCTCGGTCGCGGCGCACACGCTCGCCGTGGGACCGGTGACGCAATAGATCCCGCGCCTCGAGCTGTCGGTCCGCGCCAGGGCCCGCGCGACGACGGAACTCGTTGCCGCTGGCGTCCGTGCCTTGCGCGGAGGCGCCAGCGACCGTCACGTTCTGGATTCCAGCGGCGCGCAGCGCCCCGCCCAGCGCCTCTCCCTGCGGGGCAGCTGGCCCTGCAGCTGCGCGAGGATGCGCTCCCTCACCGCGGTCCCAGGGCCGCGCACGGCCAACGCCACCACGCTGCCCTGGACGCGCGAGACGTTGATGCCGGGCCCGGTGCTCTCCACCGTGACCGTCACCGTCTGTCCGCGCTGGCCCGTCGCGACGAACGACCAGTCCACCAGCGGGTCCTGCGGTCGCTGCTCCCTGGGCACGAAGCCATAGCCCACGAAGCGAGCGCTCACGGCAAGGGCGCTGGGGGCCGCCGCGAGGGGCGGATCGGTCAACGGGGGGATCGTGGGCGGCCACTGGTCGATGGCCGGCTGTACCGCTGCTTCGGCTTGCTGTTGCGCCACGGCGGCGACCGCGCTGGCCATGTTGGCGTCGTTCTCGGCCTGACGGTCGGCTTCCTCCTGCTCGGTCATGTGCTCGGACACGAGCGAGACGATGCTGCCCACGACCACCAGCGCCGTGAGCACGGCGCCGGCCACCACGAGCTTCGTGCGATGTGTCTTGGCCAGCGTGAGCAGCGGCACAGGCGTCTCGCCGCGCAGGCGCGCCGCCCGGGACCGGATCCTGTCGATGGCAAAGGCCCCCAGCGCCCCGCTCAGGGCTGACACCATCAAGGCAAAGAGCCCGTTGACGATGTAGCCGTTGGCGAAGAACGCCAGGACACCGGTCAGGTTCAGCCGACCGCGAAGCCAGTGGCTGCCACCGCGAGCGCCCAGTGGGCCAGCATGGCTGGCATGTCCAGCCCGGGGAGCCGCGGGAAGTCGGTCCCCCGCGCGGGGAAGCCCTGCGCCGCAATCCCCTGCGTCAGCCACGGGGTGTATCCCGCGACGAACGCCTCCTGGCCCTCGTACCCCGCGAGCTTCTTGGGCACCAGGAACTCGTACACGAGCCCGTTGGCGAGTGTCAGGCGCATCCCGATGGATCCGAGCGCGAACGCCTGGAACGTCTCCGCCTTCACCAGGTCAGCATGCTCGATGGCGGCCGGTGAGCCCGCCTTTCGACCAAAGAGCCGGCCACCGCGCGTGAACAGCAGCAGGCGTTCGTTGGTCACGGCCACCTGAAAGTCTTCGAGGTACGCGAAGCGGATGAAGCGCAACGTCCGCACCAGCGCGGGGACCTGGCGCTCCACGTAGGCGGTGCTGGTGACGGCCTCACCCGGACGGAGGTGCGGGGCGGCCATGGCGGCGATCGCGGCGTCGTGCGCTTGCATGGCGGAAAGCTAGACCGCGCGTGGCGTGGAGCTCCCTTATTGGCACCTTAATTCGTTCGTCCATTGTGCTATCCAGGGCTGGACTGCATCCCGAGTCGTAGGAGGTCCACTTGTCCCGTCAGGCACGCGTCGCGCCTCGTTCTCTGCGCTGGTACGTTGAGTATGCTCTCGGCCGTGGGCTGGGGTGTGGCCCAGCCGGCGGCCACGCCGAGCCCCGGCGCAGCGCCCACGCCCACGCCCGAGGCCCTCATGGAGGGCGTGCCCACGAAGATGGGGCGGCGCATCGTGAGCCAGCTTCGGACGGCCCATGGGGCCATGCCCACGGTCTTGCGCGCGGCCCATCTCACCCAGCCCGACGGGGGCGAGCAGGTCTTCTTCGTGTACGAGTACTCCTCTTCGATGCCTGCGTGGCCGCCGCCCCTCACGCGCCGAAGGGCGCCAAGCGTGCCGCGATCGGCTCCAGGAGGACGCGCGGCTGACCACCGCCAAGGCGGCGTTCGTCACCGTGGCGGCCACGCCCGCTGGCCGCGCCGCAGGCACCGGAGGCGCCATCACGGTGGTGTTCGACGCGGACGTGCGCCGCGGTTGCCGCACCCACCGCGTGCTCGAGGTGGCCCTGCGCGACGTGGACGCGGACCAGCGGCCGGAGCTCTTGGTAGACATCGTGGGCTCGCATCCGGAGCGCGGCTTTCGCTCGGGCAACGAGTACGAGCGGCGCCTGCGGGACCCGGTGATCTTCGATGCCACCGGGCGGGAGCAGCTCCATGCGGAGCTCGGCGCCTGGGGCCCGACCGACGACGAGAGCGCCACCAGCAGCGTGTCCGCGCGCTGGAGCATGCGGGACACCAACGCCGACCGTCGCCCCGATGTGGTGGTGGAGTCGTTCGCCTACGAAGAGATGTACGACTGTCCGGTCACCGACGACGGCTGGTTCACGCCGCGCTCGGAAGACGACGAAGACGGCTACGAGTGCTCCGGTGCGCCACGGCTCACCACGTTCCGCTACGACACGGCGCGTGACGTCTTTGTGGAGTAGCCCAGCGCGCGCCGCCGCGCTGTACGTGACGGCCGGCATGGTCACGGCCGGTGTGGTGGCCAGCTCCCTGTCGTGGGCCGGGGCGCGCTCGCAGGTCGCCACTCCGGCAGCGCCCGCGGCGAACCTCGTGACCCCACGCGGGTGTGCCGGCTGCCACGCCGAGGTCACCCGCGAGTGGCAGGAGTCGCTGCACGCCCAGTCGTTTCGCGACCCCATCTTCCAAGCCGAGTTCCAGCCTCACCCGGCCGAGGACTGCGTGGCGTGCCACGCGCCGCTCGCCACGAACCTGGTGGCGCCCGCGGAAGCCGACACGCGCGAAGGCGTGGGGGTGCGTTTTCGTGTCACGTGAACGCCGCGGGGCACATCCTCGGATCCGCGCGGGGCAGGCAGCGGTCGAGTGCATCGGCTCCCGCAGCGGCAGGCCAGGTAGACCCACCGCACCCTGTGCAGCGCAGCGGTGAGCTCGGCTCGGCGGCGCTCTGCGCGCGCTGCCACGAGTTCGCCTTCCCGCCTCCGCGCGCGGGGAGCCTGGGCTACGACCCGGCGATCTTGCAGCAGGCCACGTTCACCGAGTGGCGCGCCTCGCGCGCCGGTCGCCAAGGGCTCGCGTGCGTGGGCTGTCACATGCCCCGACGCGCCGACGGCCACTTCGACCACCGCATGCCGGGGGCGTCCGCCGAGCTGCTGGCACGCGCGGTCCGCGTCCAGG encodes:
- a CDS encoding type II toxin-antitoxin system ParD family antitoxin, which translates into the protein MAKTTSLILGDHFEQFVQSKVASGEYASASEVIRDALRTFEKEDEKERALLRELDRASASGRAKPGVFERLRAKHGIK
- a CDS encoding type II toxin-antitoxin system RelE/ParE family toxin translates to MTRRRKAVVHYSKVAEEALDAIAMYTAVEWGHAQRDRYIALLQDACERVVPLHATLARPVPGIPELRTLRCERHVIYFREVEDGFEIVHVLHDRQLPTKHL